A section of the Phaseolus vulgaris cultivar G19833 chromosome 8, P. vulgaris v2.0, whole genome shotgun sequence genome encodes:
- the LOC137824037 gene encoding uncharacterized protein, protein MAGRGSDSKKQLLSLIRNFATEKSDGERRVVTLRKQIAKLSSELSVVYEELEKAKRCKEIVEQDLNGFQVQLMLSEASNQTLEARVSLIKDHISAVESDLETLKCEEAALREQFFHNMLHMNGKIRKFQESIVTCDIDAVDCTASRDESQVIMKENDAEVALCDLESTLLEVISQIAKENEEYQAETKNYKNVQQQLIDCERKVSLMGMIVMQTKELLDLTIYPYKYSIVLIVLVALLHMLRKPKI, encoded by the exons ATGGCGGGAAGGGGAAgcgattcgaagaaacaactgtTGAGCCTGATCCGCAATTTCGCGACTGAGAAATCTGATGGAG AACGAAGAGTAGTGACTCTGAGAAAGCAAATCGCGAAGCTCTCATCGGAACTCAGCGTGGTCTATGAGGAACTGGAAAAGGCCAAGCGCTGCAAAGAAATTGTCGAACAGGATCTCAACGGCTTCCAAGTTCAATTGATGTTGAGTGAAGCTTCTAATCAAACGCTAGAG GCAAGAGTATCTTTAATTAAAGATCACATCTCTGCCGTTGAATCTGATTTGGAAACTCTCAAG TGTGAAGAAGCAGCTTTGCG TGAGCAATTCTTCCACAACATGCTTCATATGAATGGCAAGATAAG GAAATTTCAAGAAAGCATCGTTACTTGCGACATTGATGCAGTAGATTGCACTGCTTCTAGAG ATGAATCACAAGTAATAATGAAAGAGAATGATGCTGAAGTTGCTTTATGTGACCTTGAAAGTACACTGTTAGAGGTAATATCTCAAATTGctaaagaaaatgaggaataCCAAgcagaaacaaaaaattataagaac GTTCAGCAGCAACTGATTGATTGTGAAAGAAAGGTGTCTTTGATGGGCATGATAGTCATGCAAACAAAAGAATTGCTGGATCTGACCATATATCCTTACAAATATTCAATTGTTTTAATAGTTTTGGTAGCCCTTCTTCATATGTTAAGGAAAcctaaaatctaa